The region GAAGGCCGAGCGCCTGCTTTCCGAATGGGGCCTGATCGGCGAGGGCGAGAGCCTGTACGCACCGCAGAACATCACGCTGATGCACCACGTGTACGCGGCGCTGCGCGCGCACACGCTGTTCCACCGCGACCAGCATTACGTGGTGCAGAACGGCGAGGTGATCATCGTCGACGAATTCACGGGCCGCCTGATGGCGGGCCGCCGCTGGTCCGATGGTTTGCACCAGGCGGTCGAGGCGAAGGAACACGCGAAGATCCAGAGCGAGAACCAGACGCTCGCGTCGATCACGTTCCAGAACTACTTCCGGATGTACGTCAAGCTGTCCGGGATGACCGGGACGGCGGACACCGAGGCGTTCGAGTTCAACGAGATCTACGGCCTCGAGACGGTCGTGATCCCGACCAACCGCGTGCCGAAGCGGATCGATCGCCAGGACCAGATCTACAAGACCGCGAAGGAGCGCTACGACGCGGTGATCCGCGACATCCACGAGTGCTACGAGCGCGGCCAGCCGGTGCTGGTCGGCACGACCTCGATCGAGAACTCCGAGCTGCTGTCGCACCTGCTCAAGCAGGCCGGGCTGCCGCACGAGGTGCTGAACGCGAAGCAGCACGCGCGCGAGGCGGCGATCGTCGCCGAGGCCGGCCGGCCGAAGCGCATCACGATCGCAACCAACATGGCGGGCCGCGGCACCGACATCGTGCTGGGCGGCAATGCCGAGAAGCAGGCGAGCCTGATCGATGCCGACGACGCGATCCCGGCCGACGAGAAGGCGCGCCGGATCCAGCAGCTGCACGACGAATGGGAAGCGCTGCACGAGCAGGTGAAGACCGCAGGCGGCCTGCACATCATCGGCACCGAGCGCCACGAATCGCGCCGGATCGACAACCAGCTGCGCGGCCGCGCCGGCCGCCAGGGCGACCCGGGTTCGTCGCGCTTCTACCTGTCGCTCGAGGATCCGCTCCTGCGCATCTTCGCGGGCGACCGCGTGCGCGCGATCATGGATCGCCTCAAGATGCCGGAAGGCGAGGCGATCGAAGCCGGCATCGTGACCCGTTCGATCGAATCCGCGCAGCGCAAGGTCGAGGCGCGCAACTTCGATATCCGCAAGCAGCTGCTCGAATACGACGACGTGTCGAACGACCAGCGCAAGGTGATCTACCAGCAGCGCAACGAACTGCTCGAGGCGCACGACATCGCCGAGACCATCGGCGCGATGCGTCATGGCGTGGTCACCGAGGTGGTGCGCCAGTTCGTGCCGGCGGGCAGCATCGAGGAACAGTGGGACCTGCCCGAGCTGGAAGAGGCGCTGCGCAACGACTGGCAGCTCGATCTCGCGATTCAGGAAATGGTGAACGAATCGTCGTCGATCAGCGCGGACGAGATCCTCGACGCGGTCACGACGGCCGCCGACGAGCACTACGAGGCGAAGGTCGCGCTGGTCGGCCGTGAATCGTTCAGCGCGTTCGAGCGCTCGATCATGCTGCAGACGCTCGATCGCCTGTGGCGCGAGCACCTGGCGGCGCTCGACCACCTGCGCCAGGGCATCCACCTGCGCGGCTACGCGCAGAAGAACCCCAAGCAGGAATATAAGCGCGAGGCGTTCGAACTGTTCGCCGCGATGCTCGATGCGGTCAAGCAGGAAGTCACGCGGGTCGTGATGAACGTGCAGATCCAGTCGCCGGAGCAACTCGAGGAGGCGGCCGAGCAGCTCGAGGAGCAGGGCGGCCATCTCGAGAACGTCGAGTTCCGGCACGCCGACTATGCGGATACCGGCGCGGCTGCTGCTGCGGTCGGCGGCATCGCGGTGGCCGAGATCGCGGCGGCGGTGGGCGGCGCGGCGGCGGTGGACGGCGACGTGCCGAAGGTCGGGCGCAACGATCCGTGCCCGTGCGGCAGCGGCAAGAAGTACAAGCACTGTCACGGCAAGCTGTCATGATCGTGGGCGGCGCGCCGTGCGTGCGTCCGCCATCCGAAGTATGAGCGGCGGCCCGCCCAGGCGGGCCGCCGGTCCGTTCAATCCTGCGATGCCGGCCCGGGCCGGCATCGCGCTTTCCGGCAGGTGTTTCACATGGCTGTGAACTTCCCCCCGATCGATCCCGCGCAACTGCATCCCGTCGCCGGCGTCACGCTGGGCTGGGCCGAGGCCCGGATCCGCAAGCCGAATCGCAAGGATGTCCTCGTCGTGTCCGTCGAAGACGGCGCGACCGTCGCGGGCGTGTTCACCGAGAATCGCTTCTGCGCCGCGCCGGTGACGGTCTGCCGCGAGCACCTGGCCAAGGTGCGCGCCGGCGGCGCCGGCATCCGCGCGCTCGTCGTCAATACCGGCAACGCGAATGCGGGCACGGGCGAGCCGGGTCTCGCGCATGCCCGCGAGACCTGCGAGGAACTCGCGCGGCTCGCCGGCCTCGAGCCGGCGCAGGTGCTGCCGTTCTCGACCGGTGTGATTCTCGAGCCGCTGCCGATCGAGCGCCTGATGGCGGGCCTGCCCGCCGCGCTGGGCAGCCGGGCGGGCGCGCACTGGTATGAAGCCGCGCAGGCGATCATGACCACCGACACGCTGCCGAAAGCCGCGTCGCGGCAGGTGACGATCGACGGCCACACGGTCACGCTGACGGGCATCAGCAAGGGCGCCGGGATGATCAAGCCGAACATGGCGACGATGCTCGGCTTTCTCGCCTTCGATGCGGCGGTCGCGCAGCCGGTGCTCGATACGCTCGTGAAGGAAGTGGCGGACCGTTCGTTCAACTGCATCACGATCGACGGCGATACCTCGACCAACGACTCGTTCATCCTGCTGGCGTCGGGCAAGTCGAGCCTGCCCGCGATCACCTCGACCGCGTCGCCCGCCTATGCGGCGCTGCGCGACGCCGTCACCGAGGTCGCGCAGACGCTGTCGCAGCTGATCGTGCGCGACGGCGAGGGCGCGACCAAGTTCATGACCGTGCAGGTCGAGGGCGGCCGCGACGTCGCCGAATGCCGGCAGATCGCCTACGCGATCGGCCACTCGCCGCTCGTGAAGACCGCGTTCTACGCGTCGGACCCGAATCTGGGCCGGATCCTCGCGGCGATCGGCTACGCGGGCGTGACGGATCTCGACGTCGGCACGATCGACCTGTATCTCGACGACGTGCTCGTCGCCAAGGCGGGCGGGCGCAACCCGGCCTACCAGGAAGAAGACGGCCAGCGCGTGATGAAGCAGAGCGAGATCACGATCCGGGTGCTGCTCGGTCGCGGCGACGCGCAGGCGACCGTGTGGACCTGCGATCTGTCGCACGACTACGTGAGCATCAACGCCGACTATCGCTCGTAAGCGTCGCGAGGACCCCCGGATGGACAAGCTCGATCAATTCCTGGCGCGCGCGGACGCGCTCCTCGCCCGCGTGGAGGCGCTGTTGCCGCCGTCGCCCGCCACGATCGACTGGAGCGCGGCCCACGCGTTCCGCTGGCGCAAGCGCCAGGGGCGCGGCTATCTCCAGCCGGTGCCGGCGGTGTCGGCGATCGCGCTCGACGACCTGCAGAACATCGATCGCCAGAAGGGCCTGATCGAGCGGAACACGCGCCAGTTCGTGCAGCGCAAGCCCGCGAACAACGTATTGCTGACGGGCGCGCGCGGCACCGGCAAGTCGTCGCTGATCAAGGCCTGCCTGAACGCCTATGCGGGCGACGGCCTGCGCCTCATCGAAGTCGACAAGGACGACCTGCACGACCTCGGCGACATCGTCGACCTGATCTCGGCGCGTCCGGAACGCTTCATCGTGTTCTGCGACGACCTGTCGTTCGAGGAAGGCGAGTCGGGCTACAAGGCGCTCAAGGTCGCGCTCGACGGCTCGGTGGCCGCGCAGTCGGACAACGTGCTGATCTACGCGACCTCGAATCGCCGGCACCTGCTGCCCGAGTACATGAGCGACAACGAGACCTACAAGCACCTGCCCGACGGCGAGATCCATCCGGGCGAGGTGGTCGAGGAGAAGATCTCGCTGTCGGAGCGTTTCGGGCTGTGGGTGAGCTTCTACCCGTTCAAGCAGGACGATTACCTGGCGATCGTCGGCCATTGGCTGCGCCATTTCGGCTGCGGCGGCGACGAAGTCGAGGCGGCGCGCGGCGATGCGCTCGTGTGGGCGCTGGAGCGCGGGTCGCGTTCGGGGCGCGTGGCATGGCAATTCGCCCGCGACTGGTCGGGCCGCAAGGAGAATGCATGACCGAAGGATCGAAGCCGGCCGCGCCGGACGGCCGCAAGGTGACCGAGGTGGCGGTGGGCGTGCTGGTGCAGCCGGACGGCCGCTACCTGCTCGCGCAGCGGCTCAAGGGCAAGCCGTATGAAGGCTACTGGGAATTCCCGGGCGGCAAGCTCGAAGCGGGAGAAAGCGTCGAGGAGGCGCTCGCGCGCGAGCTGCACGAGGAACTGGGCATCGTCGTGACCGAGAGCGCGCGCTGGCACACGCTCGAACACGATTATCCGCACGCGTACGTGCGGCTCTACTTCTGCAAGGTGACGGGCTGGACGGGCGAACCGCACAGCCGCGAAGGGCAGGCGTTCGTCTGGCAGCGGCTGCCGGTCGAGGTCGCGCCGCTGCTGCCGGCGGCCCTGCCGGTGCTCGAACGGCTCGCGCAGGACGAGGCGCGCCGGTAAGCGGCGCCGCGCCGCCGCGCGATGCGGCGGCGTCAGTTGTGCCGGTCGTCCGGTTCGGACGACGGCGTTTCCTCGGACGACGGCTCGTCGTCCGTCGTCCCGATCCGGTACTTTTCCGCGGCCCAGGCGCCGAGGTCGAGCTGCTTGCAGCGGGCCGAACAGAAGGGACGGAAGCGATTCTCGGGCGTCCAGCGCACTTCGGCGCCGCAGGACGGACATTTCACGACGGTAGTCATACGAAAGAAAAACGGTCGGTGCGGCGCGAGGCCGCTACAGGTTGCAAAGCGTGAGCTGGAACGGCACGTCGATATCGACCGCGCGCGGCCGGACGTCGCCATCCTGCACGGTGAAGCGCACCCACAGCATGTATTTGTTCGCGCTGGCCTCGGGAATCACGCGCAGCTCGGATGGCACCCTGACCTGCATGAGCTGGTAGGAGCGGCCGGACAGCATCTGCTGATAGCTGCCCTGCATCGCCATCACCTTCGACGCCTGGCCGGATTCGCGCGCGAGGCGCAGCACGATCGTCGCGGCGTCGCGCAGCGGCAGGAGCGGCATCGCCCATTTCGCGATGTCGTGGCGGCGCTGCTCGGCCGGCCATTGCTGCCATGCGTAATAGGACGGGAGGTCGAACTTGCAGGTGCCGCCGGGAATCACCGCGCGGCTGCGAATGCTGGCGAGCCATTCGTTGTCGGTCAGATGCTGGCCGGTCTTGCCCTGCATCTGCGCGAGATGCGCGAGCGTCTGCTCGATCTCGCCCAGCACGGCTTCGAGTGCGTTCTGCTCGATGCCGGGATTGCCGCGAAACGGCGTGAGTGTCTGGCGCTGGCGTTCGAGTTCCTTCATCAGATCCGATTTCAGATCCGCGCGGCCGGCGACCTCGGCGATTTCGAACAGCGTCGTCAGCGCGACATGGTGCTCTCTCGCGTCTTCTTGTGCCATGAAGAACGCGAAGCGCTCGAACAAATCTTCGAGACGCAGCAGCGTGCGGATTCGTTCGTTGAACGGATACTCGTAAAGGATCAAGCGCGCATGCCTCTCGCGATGGGGGTGACGGAACTGCAGGACATTCTAATGCCCGCGACCTACCCTAGCAATCGCGCCTTTTCGGGCCGCATGCGCCGCATGGCGCGCAACAAGCTGACGGCCGCGTCAGTTTGTGGCGGCGGCGTACGCGAGATAGCGCTGGTGCAATGCCGCGACGCGCGCCGCGAGTTGCGCGCGCGGCGCGTCCTCGTTGACGATCACGTCATCGGCCGCGGCGAGCCGCGCGGCGCGCGTCGCCTGGCGTGCGACGATCGCTTCCACCTGCGCGCGCGCGAAGCCGTTGCGCTGCATCACGCGGCGGATCTGGGTCTCGACTTCGCAATCGACGACGAGCACGCGCGCGACGCGCGCCCGCCATGCACCGGATTCGATCAGCAGCGGCACCACATAAACGAGATAGGGCCCCTGCGCTGCGCGCGCCGCGTCGTCGGTGGCGGCGCGGATCAGCGGGTGCGTGATCGCTTCGAGCCGGCGGCGCGCGGGTTCGTCGCTGAACACGAGTGCGCGCATCTTCGCGCGATCGAGCGCGCCGTCGGGCGTCACGAAGCCGGGCCCGAACTCGCGCGCGA is a window of Burkholderia sp. FERM BP-3421 DNA encoding:
- the secA gene encoding preprotein translocase subunit SecA; this translates as MTTGFLQKIFGSRNQRLVKQYQKTVATINALETQIEQLTDDQLRGKTDEFRQRVAGGESLDKLLPEAFAVCREASRRVLKMRHFDVQLIGGMVLHYGKIAEMRTGEGKTLVATLAAYLNALSGRGVHVVTVNDYLAQRDAEWMGRLYNFLGLSVGINLSQMEHDQKQQAYAADITYGTNNEFGFDYLRDNMVYETEARVQRPLNFAIVDEVDSILIDEARTPLIISGQAEDHTELYVRMNALPPLLERQIGEEKADGTGVEKPGDYTLDEKARQVFLTESGHEKAERLLSEWGLIGEGESLYAPQNITLMHHVYAALRAHTLFHRDQHYVVQNGEVIIVDEFTGRLMAGRRWSDGLHQAVEAKEHAKIQSENQTLASITFQNYFRMYVKLSGMTGTADTEAFEFNEIYGLETVVIPTNRVPKRIDRQDQIYKTAKERYDAVIRDIHECYERGQPVLVGTTSIENSELLSHLLKQAGLPHEVLNAKQHAREAAIVAEAGRPKRITIATNMAGRGTDIVLGGNAEKQASLIDADDAIPADEKARRIQQLHDEWEALHEQVKTAGGLHIIGTERHESRRIDNQLRGRAGRQGDPGSSRFYLSLEDPLLRIFAGDRVRAIMDRLKMPEGEAIEAGIVTRSIESAQRKVEARNFDIRKQLLEYDDVSNDQRKVIYQQRNELLEAHDIAETIGAMRHGVVTEVVRQFVPAGSIEEQWDLPELEEALRNDWQLDLAIQEMVNESSSISADEILDAVTTAADEHYEAKVALVGRESFSAFERSIMLQTLDRLWREHLAALDHLRQGIHLRGYAQKNPKQEYKREAFELFAAMLDAVKQEVTRVVMNVQIQSPEQLEEAAEQLEEQGGHLENVEFRHADYADTGAAAAAVGGIAVAEIAAAVGGAAAVDGDVPKVGRNDPCPCGSGKKYKHCHGKLS
- a CDS encoding ATP-binding protein, coding for MDKLDQFLARADALLARVEALLPPSPATIDWSAAHAFRWRKRQGRGYLQPVPAVSAIALDDLQNIDRQKGLIERNTRQFVQRKPANNVLLTGARGTGKSSLIKACLNAYAGDGLRLIEVDKDDLHDLGDIVDLISARPERFIVFCDDLSFEEGESGYKALKVALDGSVAAQSDNVLIYATSNRRHLLPEYMSDNETYKHLPDGEIHPGEVVEEKISLSERFGLWVSFYPFKQDDYLAIVGHWLRHFGCGGDEVEAARGDALVWALERGSRSGRVAWQFARDWSGRKENA
- a CDS encoding NUDIX domain-containing protein, with the protein product MTEGSKPAAPDGRKVTEVAVGVLVQPDGRYLLAQRLKGKPYEGYWEFPGGKLEAGESVEEALARELHEELGIVVTESARWHTLEHDYPHAYVRLYFCKVTGWTGEPHSREGQAFVWQRLPVEVAPLLPAALPVLERLAQDEARR
- the coaE gene encoding dephospho-CoA kinase (Dephospho-CoA kinase (CoaE) performs the final step in coenzyme A biosynthesis.), which codes for MYSIGLTGGIGSGKTTVADLFGEQGASLVDTDEIAHRITAPHGAAMPHIAREFGPGFVTPDGALDRAKMRALVFSDEPARRRLEAITHPLIRAATDDAARAAQGPYLVYVVPLLIESGAWRARVARVLVVDCEVETQIRRVMQRNGFARAQVEAIVARQATRAARLAAADDVIVNEDAPRAQLAARVAALHQRYLAYAAATN
- the argJ gene encoding bifunctional glutamate N-acetyltransferase/amino-acid acetyltransferase ArgJ, producing MAVNFPPIDPAQLHPVAGVTLGWAEARIRKPNRKDVLVVSVEDGATVAGVFTENRFCAAPVTVCREHLAKVRAGGAGIRALVVNTGNANAGTGEPGLAHARETCEELARLAGLEPAQVLPFSTGVILEPLPIERLMAGLPAALGSRAGAHWYEAAQAIMTTDTLPKAASRQVTIDGHTVTLTGISKGAGMIKPNMATMLGFLAFDAAVAQPVLDTLVKEVADRSFNCITIDGDTSTNDSFILLASGKSSLPAITSTASPAYAALRDAVTEVAQTLSQLIVRDGEGATKFMTVQVEGGRDVAECRQIAYAIGHSPLVKTAFYASDPNLGRILAAIGYAGVTDLDVGTIDLYLDDVLVAKAGGRNPAYQEEDGQRVMKQSEITIRVLLGRGDAQATVWTCDLSHDYVSINADYRS
- the zapD gene encoding cell division protein ZapD: MILYEYPFNERIRTLLRLEDLFERFAFFMAQEDAREHHVALTTLFEIAEVAGRADLKSDLMKELERQRQTLTPFRGNPGIEQNALEAVLGEIEQTLAHLAQMQGKTGQHLTDNEWLASIRSRAVIPGGTCKFDLPSYYAWQQWPAEQRRHDIAKWAMPLLPLRDAATIVLRLARESGQASKVMAMQGSYQQMLSGRSYQLMQVRVPSELRVIPEASANKYMLWVRFTVQDGDVRPRAVDIDVPFQLTLCNL
- a CDS encoding DNA gyrase inhibitor YacG encodes the protein MTTVVKCPSCGAEVRWTPENRFRPFCSARCKQLDLGAWAAEKYRIGTTDDEPSSEETPSSEPDDRHN